The following are encoded in a window of Rhodomicrobium lacus genomic DNA:
- the rplB gene encoding 50S ribosomal protein L2: MALKTFNPITPGLRQLVLVDRSQLWKGKPVKALTEGRAESAGRNVHGRITSRRRGGGHKRNYRIVDFKRRKFDVVATVERLEYDPNRTAFIALIKYEDGELAYILAPQRLNVGDKVVSGKKVDVKPGNAMPLANMPIGTIIHNVELKLGKGGQIARSAGCYAQLVGRDQGMAILRLNSGEMRMVQADCMATVGAVSNPDNSNQNLGKAGRNRWLGKRPSVRGVAMNPIDHPHGGGEGRTSGGRHPVTPWGKGTKGNRTRKNIRTDKFIVRARHVKKK, from the coding sequence ATGGCATTAAAGACATTCAACCCCATAACGCCGGGTCTTCGCCAGCTCGTCCTGGTCGACCGTTCCCAGCTGTGGAAGGGCAAGCCGGTGAAGGCGCTGACCGAGGGGCGCGCCGAGAGCGCCGGTCGGAACGTGCACGGTCGCATCACTTCGCGGCGTCGCGGCGGCGGCCACAAGCGTAACTATCGCATCGTGGACTTCAAGCGGCGCAAGTTCGACGTCGTTGCGACGGTCGAGCGGCTCGAATACGATCCGAACCGCACGGCGTTCATCGCGCTGATCAAGTACGAAGACGGCGAGCTGGCCTACATCCTGGCGCCGCAGCGCCTGAATGTCGGCGACAAGGTCGTTTCCGGCAAGAAGGTCGACGTGAAGCCCGGCAACGCGATGCCGCTGGCCAACATGCCGATCGGCACGATCATCCACAATGTCGAGCTGAAGCTCGGCAAGGGTGGCCAGATCGCGCGCTCCGCCGGGTGCTACGCTCAGCTCGTCGGCCGCGACCAGGGCATGGCGATCCTTCGCCTCAACTCCGGCGAGATGCGCATGGTTCAGGCGGATTGCATGGCGACCGTCGGTGCCGTCTCGAATCCCGACAATTCGAACCAGAATTTGGGCAAGGCGGGCCGCAACCGCTGGCTCGGCAAGCGCCCGAGCGTTCGCGGCGTCGCCATGAACCCGATTGACCATCCGCACGGCGGTGGTGAAGGCCGCACCTCCGGTGGCCGTCATCCCGTCACCCCGTGGGGCAAGGGCACCAAGGGCAATCGTACCCGT
- the rplD gene encoding 50S ribosomal protein L4, translating to MKAEVITLDASNAGSVELDDAVFALEPRADILQRMVRYQLSKRQAGTHKAKARSEVNGPNKKIYKQKGTGQARHGNDKPPQFRGGGRSAGPVPRSHAHDLPKKVRALALKHALSTKAKADALVVLDKAEVAEPKTAQLRGKFAGLGLSNALIIDGAALQDNFALAARNIPNVDVLPVQGINVYDILRRDKLVLTRAALEALEERFK from the coding sequence ATGAAGGCGGAAGTCATCACCCTTGACGCTTCCAATGCGGGAAGCGTGGAATTGGACGACGCAGTGTTTGCGCTGGAGCCTCGCGCGGACATCCTGCAACGCATGGTCCGTTATCAGCTGTCGAAGCGCCAGGCCGGTACGCACAAGGCCAAGGCGCGCAGCGAAGTGAACGGTCCGAACAAGAAGATCTACAAGCAGAAGGGCACAGGTCAGGCCCGTCACGGCAACGACAAGCCGCCGCAGTTCCGCGGTGGCGGTCGCTCCGCAGGTCCGGTTCCGCGCAGCCACGCGCACGATCTGCCGAAGAAGGTCCGCGCGCTCGCTCTGAAGCACGCGCTTTCGACCAAGGCGAAGGCGGATGCGCTCGTCGTTCTCGACAAGGCGGAAGTCGCCGAGCCGAAGACCGCGCAGCTTCGCGGCAAGTTCGCCGGTCTCGGCCTGTCGAACGCGCTCATCATCGATGGCGCCGCGCTGCAGGACAATTTCGCGCTCGCCGCGCGCAACATCCCGAACGTGGATGTGCTGCCGGTTCAGGGCATCAACGTGTACGACATCTTGCGTCGGGATAAGCTCGTGCTGACCCGCGCGGCGCTCGAAGCGCTGGAGGAGCGGTTCAAATGA
- the rplC gene encoding 50S ribosomal protein L3 codes for MRSGLLAQKVGMTRIFTEAGEHVPVTVLKLDQCQVIAHRTQEANGYTAIQVGAGSRKVKNVTRAERGHFAKAQVEPKAKVVEFRVTPENVIEIGAELTADHFLEGQFVDVIGTSIGKGFAGAMKRWNFGGLRATHGVSISHRSHGSTGNRQDPGKTFAGKKMAGHMGVDRVTTQNLQVVKTDVERGLLLIRGAVPGAKGGWVLVKDAVKKPLPKDAPKPGAFRKANNDTAAAGAGA; via the coding sequence ATGCGATCGGGATTGTTGGCACAGAAGGTTGGCATGACGCGAATCTTCACCGAAGCGGGCGAGCATGTGCCCGTAACGGTGTTGAAGCTCGATCAATGCCAGGTGATCGCGCACCGGACGCAGGAAGCGAACGGTTACACGGCGATTCAGGTCGGCGCGGGGTCGCGGAAGGTCAAGAACGTGACGCGCGCTGAGCGCGGCCATTTCGCAAAGGCTCAGGTTGAGCCGAAGGCGAAGGTGGTCGAGTTCCGCGTGACGCCGGAAAATGTCATCGAGATCGGCGCGGAGCTGACGGCAGATCATTTTCTGGAAGGTCAGTTCGTGGACGTGATCGGCACGAGCATCGGCAAGGGCTTCGCAGGCGCGATGAAGCGCTGGAACTTTGGCGGCTTGCGCGCGACTCACGGTGTTTCGATCTCGCACCGCTCTCATGGTTCGACCGGTAACCGTCAGGATCCGGGCAAGACCTTCGCGGGCAAGAAGATGGCAGGCCACATGGGCGTCGACCGCGTCACCACGCAGAATCTGCAGGTGGTGAAGACGGACGTCGAGCGCGGCCTTCTGCTCATCCGCGGCGCCGTTCCCGGCGCAAAGGGCGGCTGGGTGCTCGTGAAGGACGCCGTGAAGAAGCCTCTTCCGAAGGACGCCCCCAAGCCGGGTGCGTTCCGCAAAGCCAACAACGACACCGCGGCTGCGGGAGCGGGGGCATAA
- the tuf gene encoding elongation factor Tu, protein MAKAKFSRSKPHLNIGTIGHVDHGKTSLTAAITKVLAETGGATFTAYDQIDKAPEEKARGITISTSHVEYETANRHYAHVDCPGHADYVKNMITGAAQMDGAILVVSAADGPMPQTREHILLARQVGVPALVVFMNKVDLLDDPELLELVELEIRELLSKYDFPGDDIPIVKGSAKAALDGDAGALGREAILKLMEEVDAFIPLPERPRDQPFLMPIEDVFSISGRGTVVTGRIERGVIKVGEEIEIVGIKPTVKSIVTGVEMFRKLLDQGEAGDNVGCLLRGIDREAVERGQVLCKPGSVTPHTQFKAEAYILTKEEGGRHTPFFTNYRPQFYFRTTDVTGVVKLPEGTEMVMPGDNVSMEVELIVPIAMEEKLRFAIREGGRTVGAGVVASIIK, encoded by the coding sequence ATGGCCAAGGCAAAATTCTCGCGCAGCAAGCCGCACCTGAACATCGGCACCATCGGTCACGTGGACCATGGCAAGACGTCGCTGACGGCCGCGATCACGAAGGTGCTGGCTGAGACCGGCGGCGCGACGTTTACGGCTTACGACCAGATCGACAAGGCGCCGGAAGAGAAGGCACGCGGCATCACGATTTCGACGTCCCACGTCGAATATGAGACCGCTAACCGCCATTACGCGCACGTCGACTGCCCCGGCCACGCCGACTACGTCAAGAACATGATCACCGGCGCGGCTCAGATGGACGGCGCTATCCTCGTCGTTTCCGCCGCCGACGGCCCGATGCCGCAGACCCGCGAGCACATCCTGCTCGCCCGTCAGGTCGGCGTCCCGGCGCTCGTCGTGTTCATGAACAAGGTCGACCTGCTGGACGACCCGGAGCTGCTGGAACTCGTTGAACTCGAAATCCGCGAGCTGCTGTCGAAGTACGACTTCCCGGGCGACGACATTCCGATCGTCAAGGGTTCGGCCAAGGCCGCGCTCGATGGCGATGCCGGTGCGCTGGGCCGCGAAGCCATTCTCAAGCTCATGGAAGAAGTTGACGCGTTCATTCCGCTGCCGGAGCGTCCGCGTGACCAGCCCTTCCTGATGCCGATCGAAGACGTGTTCTCGATCTCGGGTCGCGGCACGGTGGTGACGGGCCGTATCGAGCGCGGCGTGATCAAGGTCGGTGAGGAAATCGAGATCGTCGGCATCAAGCCGACCGTCAAGTCGATCGTCACGGGCGTCGAAATGTTCCGCAAGCTGCTCGATCAGGGCGAGGCCGGCGACAACGTGGGCTGTCTGCTCCGTGGCATCGACCGTGAAGCCGTCGAGCGCGGTCAGGTTCTCTGCAAGCCCGGTTCGGTGACGCCGCACACGCAGTTCAAGGCCGAGGCCTACATCCTCACGAAGGAAGAAGGCGGTCGTCATACGCCGTTCTTCACCAACTACCGTCCGCAGTTCTACTTCCGCACGACCGACGTGACGGGCGTGGTGAAGCTGCCGGAAGGTACGGAAATGGTCATGCCGGGCGATAACGTCTCGATGGAAGTCGAGCTGATCGTGCCGATCGCCATGGAAGAAAAGCTTCGCTTTGCTATCCGCGAAGGCGGCCGTACAGTCGGCGCCGGCGTGGTTGCCAGCATCATTAAGTAA
- the rpsJ gene encoding 30S ribosomal protein S10 → MAGQTIRIRLKAFDHRVLDASTKEIVNTAKRTGADVHGPIPLPTRIERYTVNRSPHIDKKSREQFEMRTHKRLIDIVDPTPQTVDALMKLDLAAGVDVEIKL, encoded by the coding sequence ATGGCAGGCCAAACCATTCGCATCCGGCTGAAGGCGTTCGACCACCGCGTGCTCGACGCCTCCACGAAGGAGATTGTCAATACCGCGAAGCGGACGGGCGCGGATGTGCACGGGCCGATCCCGCTCCCGACACGCATCGAGCGGTACACGGTGAACCGCTCGCCGCACATCGACAAGAAGAGCCGCGAGCAGTTCGAGATGCGCACCCACAAGCGCCTGATCGACATCGTCGATCCGACTCCGCAGACGGTTGATGCGCTCATGAAGCTCGACCTCGCGGCGGGCGTGGATGTTGAGATCAAGCTTTAG
- a CDS encoding 50S ribosomal protein L23, which translates to MREEELYDVIRSPIITEKSTLVSENNQVVFKVAIDATKPDIKEAIERLFNVNVVAVNTLIRKGKVKRFKGVKGQQSDFKKAIVTLKEGQSIDITTTL; encoded by the coding sequence ATGAGGGAAGAAGAACTCTACGACGTGATCCGCTCGCCGATCATCACCGAGAAGTCCACGCTGGTTTCCGAGAACAATCAGGTGGTGTTCAAGGTGGCGATCGACGCGACGAAGCCGGACATCAAGGAGGCCATCGAGCGCCTCTTCAATGTCAACGTCGTTGCCGTCAACACCCTGATCCGCAAGGGCAAGGTGAAGCGGTTCAAGGGCGTCAAGGGCCAGCAGAGCGATTTCAAGAAAGCGATCGTGACCCTGAAAGAGGGCCAATCGATCGACATTACGACAACGCTGTAA